A single genomic interval of Desulfovibrio intestinalis harbors:
- a CDS encoding HEAT repeat domain-containing protein, whose translation MNIDNQRLDQLNSGRAASSNLAEALAVNFAVLMAAAMPDVPASGVVTLREMADQGVSKRMRVAGKLLFDTFGPDGLAPAMAHPSDTVRGWACFALALCPAASIGERLEAIRPLADDAHFGVREWVWMAVRPHLAEDLDAAIAHLSGWTGDTSERVRRFASESIRPRGVWCSHIETLKQNPALALPVLEPLRADPAAYVQDSVGNWLNDASKSQPQWVQDVCARWLAENPCKATERICKRASRSIKK comes from the coding sequence ATGAACATAGACAATCAGAGGCTGGACCAGCTCAACAGCGGTCGGGCCGCTTCAAGCAATCTGGCCGAAGCCCTTGCCGTGAACTTTGCCGTTCTTATGGCGGCGGCCATGCCAGATGTGCCCGCCAGCGGCGTTGTGACGCTGCGCGAAATGGCAGACCAGGGAGTTTCCAAACGTATGCGGGTGGCAGGAAAACTGCTGTTTGACACGTTTGGGCCTGACGGGCTGGCTCCGGCTATGGCGCACCCTTCAGACACGGTGCGCGGCTGGGCCTGCTTTGCCCTTGCGCTCTGCCCCGCTGCAAGCATTGGGGAACGCCTGGAAGCCATACGCCCCCTTGCCGACGACGCGCACTTCGGCGTGCGGGAATGGGTCTGGATGGCTGTTCGCCCTCACCTTGCTGAAGACCTTGATGCCGCCATAGCTCACCTCAGCGGCTGGACAGGTGATACTTCAGAAAGGGTGCGGCGCTTTGCCAGCGAGAGCATTCGCCCGCGCGGTGTCTGGTGCAGCCATATTGAAACGCTCAAGCAAAACCCAGCCCTGGCCTTGCCAGTGCTGGAACCCCTGCGGGCTGACCCTGCGGCCTATGTGCAAGACAGCGTGGGCAACTGGCTCAATGACGCGTCCAAGTCTCAGCCCCAATGGGTGCAGGATGTCTGCGCCCGCTGGCTGGCAGAAAATCCTTGCAAGGCAACAGAACGAATTTGCAAACGCGCCTCGCGCAGTATCAAGAAGTAA
- a CDS encoding aminopeptidase has protein sequence MEKILAYKPKNAWEDADAKTRKQMESLALRYMDFITRCKTERETVEYVRERLSAQGYTEDFSGDRVMRPMRGKAIFAARRGKLPLDQGLALLAAHADTPRLDFKQRPLIEQPGVAQAKTHYYGGIRKYQWLARPLALHGVVIRADGSVLEVTIGEKPGEPVFCIADLLPHLAQKQATQTVSDAFEGEKLNIILGHSPNASKGKKDEAPKDPIKTQLLEILHKKYAITEEDLITAELQAVPAGPARFVGFDKALVGGYGQDDRICVFTALEALLEAEATGRSMAVIFWDKEEIGSDGATGAASRFLQYCIEDLTQAWAPGLPASRVFMETRALSADVQAALDPDFQEVHEKQNAAQLGYGPCFSKFTGSRGKYGASEADAEFFGALRNLYNSKNIPWQAAELGRVDHGGGGTVALFLAAYGMHVIDLGPAVLSMHSPFELASCADLYTTALAYRAFLESNI, from the coding sequence ATGGAAAAAATTCTGGCATACAAACCCAAGAATGCCTGGGAAGATGCAGACGCCAAGACCCGCAAGCAGATGGAGTCTCTGGCTCTTCGCTATATGGATTTCATCACGCGCTGCAAGACAGAGCGTGAAACTGTGGAATACGTTCGTGAGCGCCTGAGCGCGCAAGGCTATACAGAAGACTTCAGCGGCGACCGCGTTATGCGGCCCATGCGTGGCAAGGCCATCTTTGCCGCCCGCCGTGGCAAACTGCCTCTGGATCAGGGGCTTGCCCTGCTTGCCGCCCACGCCGATACGCCGCGTCTTGATTTCAAGCAGCGTCCCCTCATTGAGCAGCCCGGCGTGGCCCAGGCCAAAACCCACTACTACGGCGGCATACGCAAGTACCAGTGGCTGGCGCGTCCCCTTGCCCTGCACGGCGTTGTGATTCGGGCCGATGGCTCTGTTCTTGAAGTCACCATTGGTGAAAAACCCGGCGAACCCGTGTTCTGCATTGCCGACCTTCTGCCTCATCTGGCCCAGAAGCAGGCCACGCAAACAGTAAGCGACGCCTTTGAAGGCGAAAAGCTCAACATCATCCTCGGGCATAGCCCCAATGCCTCCAAGGGCAAGAAAGATGAAGCGCCCAAGGATCCCATCAAGACGCAGCTGCTTGAAATCCTGCACAAAAAATACGCCATTACTGAAGAAGATCTAATTACTGCCGAGCTTCAGGCCGTGCCCGCTGGCCCGGCGCGTTTCGTTGGTTTCGACAAGGCTCTGGTAGGCGGCTACGGGCAGGACGACCGCATCTGCGTCTTCACCGCCCTTGAAGCCCTGCTGGAAGCCGAAGCCACAGGGCGCAGCATGGCCGTTATCTTCTGGGACAAGGAAGAAATCGGTTCGGACGGCGCAACCGGCGCGGCTTCGCGCTTTCTGCAATACTGCATTGAAGACCTGACCCAGGCGTGGGCTCCCGGCCTGCCTGCTTCTCGCGTATTTATGGAAACCCGCGCCCTTTCGGCCGACGTTCAGGCCGCCCTGGACCCGGACTTCCAAGAAGTGCACGAAAAACAGAACGCAGCGCAGCTGGGCTACGGCCCCTGCTTCTCAAAGTTCACAGGTTCCCGAGGCAAGTACGGGGCCAGCGAAGCCGATGCCGAGTTCTTCGGCGCGCTGCGCAACCTGTACAATAGCAAAAACATCCCCTGGCAGGCTGCGGAACTGGGCCGCGTGGATCACGGCGGCGGCGGCACTGTGGCGCTTTTTCTGGCGGCCTACGGCATGCACGTCATTGACCTTGGCCCTGCCGTGCTGTCCATGCACAGCCCCTTTGAACTGGCAAGCTGCGCCGACTTGTACACTACAGCGCTAGCTTACCGCGCGTTTCTTGAATCAAACATCTAA
- the acs gene encoding acetate--CoA ligase: MSQERITTLLNENRSYLPPEHGKTSAWVCGAEEYDALCRRALEDPSDFWGARASQLVHWFKRWDKVLEADEVNHKYKWFTGGKLNASFNCIDRHLISGRRNKAALIWQGEKETDVRCYTYQMLYTEVCRVAHALSSLRIRKGDHVALYMPMIPELFIAMLACARIGAIHTAIFSGYAEGGVRSRIQGCKARVVITADAAVRGGKFKPLKANLDPILEKCPSVAHVVVVKHAGLENVHMQRNRDIWWHDLIDDFTLNPDFPCEPMDSNDTLFLLHTSGSTGKPTGVMHSTGGYLTYAAHTTQWCFDMRDDDVYWCTADAGWITGHTYGVYGPLSLGATTLMFEGIPTWPYPDRYWRIVENFRVNILYTAPTVIRSLMRMNEAWTERYDLRSLRILGSVGEPINPEAWQWYHKHIGSGELPIVDTWWQTETGGAMIAPMPYATKLKPGSASKPLPGIDATVMGSAARDGEEPEAGCKAGHLVIRRPWPGMMQGVFNDEEKYQSYFSRFGCYASGDAAEIDQDGYFWILGRIDDSINVSGHRLSTAEIEAVLATCPEVGEAAVVPMPHALKGEGIYAYVVTRDEVPWSADLRAKLRDAVRRDIGALATPEYIQFVDGMPKTTSGKIIRRMLRKIAGDSYEDIGDTTSLAEPEVIPKIISGHRNLVAGRHETENAPEGGDNSNAE; this comes from the coding sequence ATGTCTCAGGAACGGATCACGACACTGTTGAATGAAAATCGCAGCTATCTTCCACCAGAGCACGGCAAAACATCTGCCTGGGTATGCGGAGCAGAAGAATACGATGCACTGTGCCGTCGTGCCTTGGAAGACCCCAGTGACTTTTGGGGTGCTCGAGCTTCGCAGTTGGTCCATTGGTTCAAGCGCTGGGACAAGGTACTAGAAGCTGATGAGGTAAATCATAAATACAAGTGGTTTACCGGGGGCAAACTTAATGCCTCGTTCAACTGCATAGATAGACACCTTATTTCAGGTCGCCGCAACAAAGCCGCCCTCATCTGGCAGGGTGAAAAAGAAACCGATGTACGCTGCTATACCTATCAGATGCTCTACACTGAAGTCTGCCGGGTAGCCCACGCACTGAGCTCGCTGCGCATCCGCAAAGGCGATCATGTGGCCTTGTACATGCCGATGATTCCCGAGCTTTTCATCGCAATGCTGGCCTGCGCCCGCATTGGGGCCATACACACGGCCATCTTCTCCGGCTATGCCGAAGGCGGCGTGCGCAGCCGTATTCAGGGTTGCAAGGCGCGCGTTGTCATCACGGCGGATGCCGCCGTGCGCGGCGGCAAATTCAAGCCGCTCAAGGCCAATCTTGATCCCATTCTTGAAAAGTGTCCGTCTGTGGCCCATGTGGTGGTGGTCAAGCATGCAGGACTTGAGAATGTCCATATGCAGCGCAACCGGGACATCTGGTGGCACGACCTTATCGACGACTTTACACTGAACCCCGACTTTCCCTGTGAGCCAATGGATTCCAATGACACGCTCTTTTTGCTGCACACCAGCGGCAGCACGGGCAAGCCAACCGGCGTCATGCATTCCACAGGCGGGTATTTGACCTATGCGGCCCACACTACCCAGTGGTGCTTCGACATGCGCGACGACGACGTGTACTGGTGCACAGCCGACGCAGGCTGGATCACCGGGCATACCTACGGCGTTTACGGGCCGCTTTCTCTGGGGGCCACGACGCTCATGTTCGAGGGTATACCCACCTGGCCCTACCCTGACCGCTACTGGCGCATTGTTGAAAACTTTCGTGTCAACATCCTGTACACGGCCCCCACCGTCATCCGTTCGCTTATGCGCATGAACGAAGCGTGGACAGAGCGCTATGACCTGCGCAGCCTGCGCATCTTGGGCAGTGTGGGCGAACCCATCAACCCCGAAGCCTGGCAATGGTACCACAAGCATATCGGCAGCGGCGAGCTGCCCATTGTAGACACATGGTGGCAAACGGAAACCGGCGGAGCCATGATCGCTCCCATGCCATATGCCACAAAGCTCAAACCCGGTTCGGCCTCCAAGCCCCTGCCCGGCATTGACGCCACTGTTATGGGTTCAGCGGCACGCGACGGTGAAGAACCCGAAGCGGGCTGCAAGGCCGGACATCTGGTCATTCGCCGCCCCTGGCCCGGCATGATGCAAGGTGTTTTCAATGATGAAGAGAAATATCAGTCCTACTTCTCACGATTCGGCTGCTATGCCTCCGGAGACGCGGCTGAAATAGATCAGGACGGATACTTCTGGATTCTGGGCCGTATTGACGACTCCATCAACGTGTCAGGACACCGCCTCTCCACAGCCGAAATTGAAGCCGTACTGGCTACCTGCCCCGAAGTGGGCGAGGCTGCGGTTGTTCCCATGCCGCATGCCCTCAAGGGCGAAGGCATCTACGCATATGTGGTCACACGCGATGAAGTGCCGTGGAGCGCCGACCTGCGTGCCAAACTTCGTGACGCCGTGCGGCGTGATATTGGGGCGCTGGCTACCCCGGAATACATCCAGTTTGTGGACGGCATGCCCAAGACGACCTCGGGCAAGATCATCCGGCGCATGCTGCGCAAGATAGCTGGCGACAGTTATGAAGATATTGGCGACACCACCTCTCTGGCTGAACCCGAAGTGATACCCAAAATCATTTCCGGGCACCGCAACCTTGTGGCGGGGCGGCATGAAACGGAAAACGCGCCTGAAGGCGGCGACAACTCCAATGCTGAATAA
- a CDS encoding PHP domain-containing protein: protein MELIDLHTHTSASDGTDTPALLMAKAAQTGLKAVAVTDHDTLSGLDEAAEAGRECGVELIRGCEISTGTELGELHILGLWLPENPVVLQEKLAFLRIKRAERNEGIVRKLQDLGLDITMEEVLATAKGESVGRPHIAEVLLRKGYAKNSREVFKEYLGCHGKAYLPKEVLEPEESVRLLADMGATVSLAHPMLWKGPPGWIDTQIARLKDCGLSAIEALHSEHSEADVRACLALAKRFGLGVSGGSDYHGNNKPAIQLGKGYGKLRIGVDVLDNLRERRIAEGLPV, encoded by the coding sequence ATGGAACTTATTGACCTGCATACCCACACTTCTGCCTCAGATGGTACCGATACCCCTGCGTTGCTTATGGCCAAGGCCGCCCAGACAGGGCTGAAGGCCGTGGCCGTTACAGATCACGACACGCTCTCCGGTCTGGATGAAGCAGCCGAAGCCGGGCGGGAGTGCGGGGTTGAACTTATACGCGGCTGCGAAATCTCAACGGGCACAGAGCTTGGCGAACTGCATATTCTGGGCCTGTGGCTGCCGGAAAATCCTGTGGTTTTGCAGGAAAAGCTGGCCTTTTTGCGTATCAAGCGCGCTGAACGCAACGAAGGCATAGTACGCAAACTTCAGGATCTTGGGCTGGACATTACAATGGAAGAGGTGCTGGCCACTGCCAAGGGTGAAAGCGTGGGAAGACCCCATATCGCAGAAGTGCTGTTGCGAAAGGGATATGCCAAAAATTCACGCGAAGTGTTCAAGGAATATCTGGGGTGCCACGGCAAGGCCTATTTGCCCAAGGAAGTGCTTGAACCCGAAGAAAGCGTGCGCCTTCTGGCGGATATGGGGGCAACCGTGAGCCTGGCTCACCCCATGCTGTGGAAAGGCCCGCCCGGATGGATAGACACCCAGATAGCGCGCCTCAAGGATTGTGGGCTGAGCGCCATTGAAGCCCTGCACAGCGAACATTCCGAAGCGGATGTGCGCGCCTGCCTTGCATTGGCCAAACGTTTTGGTTTGGGGGTCAGCGGCGGGTCGGACTATCACGGAAACAACAAGCCCGCCATCCAGCTTGGCAAAGGTTATGGCAAGCTTCGGATTGGCGTTGATGTGCTGGACAATCTGCGCGAGAGACGTATTGCAGAAGGATTGCCCGTCTGA
- a CDS encoding GNAT family N-acetyltransferase, with amino-acid sequence MRILHKQQHLPPLDGPRLEPHPFRAAGMPPDKSNGAPLVPVNRREHGLEARRTDMAADQRGEGAAVNTEHKDGDRQPPHGAHDAFDFRQLGKEDFEQFEALLRYAFQVSSSEMARIGWSDREMKLSKKPIFEASHVMGWFYKGRLASQVVIYPMEVNVQGEICKMGGITGVATYPEYTGRGLIHSLLAKSLEYMRDQQQIISYLCPYSIPLYRKHGWEIVSDKMTFAIKDTQLPARHPVEGQIERVDIESEDLHKVYKYFALQEHGALIRGALEWEEYWRWDSDDVMAAVYYSVDRKPLGYVIYYIENEVFSIKEMVYLNQEAKYGIWNYISAHFSMITKVEGANYTGEAMAFQLEDSEIDETIQPYGMARIVDVQRFMEFYPFQFSDPRLTLDFEVKDPIAPWNNGIFHVSWQDGEAVCEQVATCHSGHRIALDIQTLTTMLMGYKRPTYLYNNDRIDMDYHLLKTLEALIPPDKPYFSDYF; translated from the coding sequence ATGCGTATCTTACACAAGCAACAGCATTTGCCGCCTCTTGATGGTCCACGGCTGGAACCCCACCCTTTTCGCGCCGCAGGCATGCCGCCTGACAAAAGCAATGGCGCGCCGCTGGTGCCAGTGAACCGTCGGGAGCACGGCCTTGAGGCCCGCCGCACCGACATGGCCGCAGACCAACGCGGCGAAGGAGCAGCCGTGAATACCGAACACAAGGACGGGGACCGACAACCGCCCCACGGCGCTCACGACGCCTTTGACTTCCGCCAGCTTGGCAAGGAAGACTTTGAGCAGTTTGAAGCCTTGCTGCGGTACGCCTTTCAGGTGAGTTCGTCCGAAATGGCCCGCATTGGCTGGTCAGACAGGGAGATGAAACTTTCCAAAAAGCCCATTTTTGAAGCGTCTCATGTGATGGGCTGGTTTTATAAGGGGCGTCTTGCTTCGCAAGTGGTTATCTACCCTATGGAAGTGAACGTTCAGGGCGAAATTTGCAAAATGGGCGGCATTACGGGGGTGGCAACCTATCCCGAATATACCGGGCGCGGACTGATCCATTCGCTTCTTGCCAAAAGCCTTGAATATATGCGCGACCAGCAGCAGATCATCTCTTACCTTTGTCCGTACTCCATCCCTCTCTACCGCAAGCACGGTTGGGAAATCGTGTCAGACAAGATGACCTTTGCCATCAAGGATACGCAGCTTCCGGCGCGGCATCCCGTGGAGGGTCAGATAGAGCGCGTGGACATTGAAAGCGAAGACCTGCATAAGGTTTACAAATACTTTGCGCTTCAGGAGCACGGCGCGCTCATACGCGGCGCTTTGGAGTGGGAAGAATACTGGCGCTGGGATTCGGACGACGTTATGGCGGCGGTATATTACAGCGTAGACCGTAAACCCTTGGGCTATGTTATTTACTACATTGAAAACGAGGTTTTCAGCATCAAGGAGATGGTCTACCTGAATCAGGAGGCCAAATACGGCATCTGGAACTATATCAGTGCGCATTTTTCAATGATTACAAAGGTCGAGGGCGCAAACTATACGGGTGAAGCCATGGCCTTTCAGCTTGAAGACAGTGAAATTGATGAAACAATTCAGCCATATGGCATGGCTCGTATTGTGGATGTGCAGCGCTTTATGGAGTTTTATCCGTTTCAGTTCAGCGATCCCAGGCTTACCCTGGATTTTGAGGTCAAAGACCCCATTGCCCCCTGGAACAACGGAATCTTTCATGTGAGCTGGCAAGATGGCGAGGCTGTGTGCGAGCAAGTGGCCACATGTCATTCGGGACACCGCATCGCGCTGGATATTCAGACCCTGACAACCATGCTTATGGGGTACAAGCGGCCAACCTATCTGTACAACAACGACCGCATTGATATGGACTATCATCTGCTCAAAACGCTTGAAGCGCTGATTCCTCCAGACAAACCCTATTTTTCAGACTATTTTTAA
- the yfcE gene encoding phosphodiesterase — MRLLIASDLHGSIESLRFLVEKARQLEPDMLVLLGDLVYHGPRNPLPLGYDTKSVMREMPDLNALPCPVTAVRGNCDAEVDLGLLPFNVADSAWLEADGLCIFASHGHHLPENPPCPGFKPGTVILRGHTHVPRGETLDGLHFWNPGSLSLPKGDSPRSYGVYENGLFRVLDMQDRELLRHTPA, encoded by the coding sequence ATGCGTCTGCTCATTGCCTCCGACCTGCATGGCTCCATTGAAAGCCTGCGCTTTCTGGTGGAAAAGGCGCGCCAGCTGGAACCCGACATGCTGGTGCTGCTGGGTGACCTAGTGTACCACGGCCCGCGCAATCCCTTGCCTTTGGGCTACGACACCAAGTCGGTCATGCGTGAAATGCCCGATCTGAATGCTCTGCCCTGCCCAGTTACCGCTGTGCGCGGCAACTGCGACGCCGAAGTGGATTTGGGACTGCTGCCTTTCAACGTAGCCGATTCAGCATGGCTGGAAGCTGACGGCTTGTGCATCTTCGCCAGCCACGGCCACCACCTGCCGGAAAATCCCCCCTGCCCCGGCTTCAAGCCCGGCACTGTCATCCTGCGAGGGCATACCCACGTTCCGCGTGGCGAAACCCTTGACGGTCTGCACTTCTGGAATCCTGGCTCTCTGTCGCTGCCCAAGGGCGACTCTCCGCGCAGCTACGGAGTTTATGAAAACGGCCTGTTCCGCGTGCTGGACATGCAGGATCGGGAACTTCTGCGCCATACCCCGGCGTAA
- the selA gene encoding L-seryl-tRNA(Sec) selenium transferase: protein MNELFRAIPAVDICLAALCEADPLMIDAPRSLARDLVTAFWDQQRKAIREGRYSTAGQLTLEARLPDLLAHVRAGLRSRFSAALNATGVVVHTNMGRSVLAKEAREAVITAATGYCNLELNMETGGRGSRHALVEDLLCRLTGAESALVVNNNAAAVLLVLDTFCKGGEVVVSRGELVEIGGSFRIPEVMEKSGATLREVGATNRTHLRDYRAAINENTRALMRVHTSNYRIVGFHSAVPLPELAELAKEYNLPLIEDLGSGSLTDFSSFGLPNEPTVPSVLAQGADIATFSGDKVLGGPQAGIITGRKHMIDKLKSNPLTRALRCDKLCLAALEATLRLYLDPEKARQSVPTLRMICRTAEELDKAARSLGTALRKSLNSSPETSCRISLQADVSRVGGGAFPQYDLPTTLVCLKPAACSPTALKAALLRTDPPLIGRLEDDSFCLDPRTLDVADRPVLLRVLREALALAANGLI, encoded by the coding sequence ATGAATGAACTATTTCGCGCCATCCCGGCTGTGGACATTTGCCTTGCAGCCCTTTGCGAAGCCGATCCCCTTATGATCGACGCGCCGCGTTCCCTTGCCCGTGATCTGGTGACGGCATTCTGGGATCAGCAGCGCAAGGCTATCCGCGAGGGCCGATACAGCACTGCCGGTCAGTTGACGCTTGAAGCCCGCCTGCCCGACCTTTTGGCCCATGTCCGGGCAGGACTGCGCAGCCGGTTCAGCGCGGCCCTCAACGCTACCGGGGTGGTGGTGCATACCAACATGGGGCGCTCGGTGCTGGCAAAGGAAGCCCGCGAGGCAGTCATCACCGCTGCCACTGGCTACTGCAATCTGGAACTGAATATGGAAACCGGAGGGCGCGGCAGCCGCCATGCCCTGGTGGAAGATCTGCTGTGCCGCCTCACAGGGGCTGAATCCGCCCTGGTGGTCAACAACAATGCCGCTGCCGTGCTGCTTGTGCTGGACACCTTCTGCAAAGGCGGCGAAGTGGTCGTTTCGCGCGGCGAACTGGTGGAAATCGGCGGCAGCTTCCGCATTCCTGAAGTTATGGAAAAAAGCGGAGCCACCCTGCGGGAAGTCGGGGCCACCAACCGCACCCACTTGCGTGACTACCGCGCCGCCATCAATGAGAATACCCGCGCCCTCATGCGCGTGCACACGTCGAACTACCGCATTGTAGGCTTTCACTCCGCCGTGCCCCTGCCGGAACTGGCAGAGCTGGCAAAAGAATACAATCTTCCGCTTATTGAAGACCTGGGCAGCGGCAGCCTGACGGATTTTTCCTCCTTTGGCCTGCCCAACGAACCTACGGTTCCTTCTGTGCTGGCGCAGGGGGCGGACATTGCCACATTTTCGGGCGACAAGGTACTGGGCGGCCCGCAAGCAGGCATCATTACTGGCCGCAAGCACATGATAGACAAGCTCAAAAGCAATCCGCTCACCCGCGCCCTGCGCTGCGACAAACTCTGCCTCGCCGCGCTGGAAGCCACGTTGCGCCTCTATCTTGACCCTGAGAAGGCCCGGCAAAGCGTGCCCACCCTGCGCATGATATGCCGCACTGCCGAAGAACTGGACAAGGCGGCCCGATCCCTGGGCACTGCACTGCGCAAGAGCCTTAATTCCAGCCCGGAAACATCCTGCCGCATAAGCCTGCAAGCCGATGTTTCCCGCGTGGGCGGCGGCGCTTTTCCCCAGTACGACCTGCCTACCACCCTCGTATGCCTCAAGCCCGCCGCATGCAGCCCAACGGCACTCAAGGCCGCGCTGCTGCGCACTGATCCACCGCTCATAGGCAGGCTGGAAGATGACAGTTTTTGCCTTGACCCCCGCACACTGGACGTTGCCGACAGACCAGTTTTGCTGCGCGTGTTGCGCGAGGCACTGGCCCTGGCCGCCAACGGACTTATATAG
- a CDS encoding Trm112 family protein: protein MPVNTEELLRILACPKCLGSLAALEENENTAGFACTACQVVFPVREDIPVMLVEEAIDLPTWNAQHSQAKERA, encoded by the coding sequence ATGCCCGTGAACACTGAAGAACTTTTGCGTATCCTGGCCTGCCCCAAATGCCTTGGCAGCCTTGCAGCTCTGGAAGAAAATGAAAACACGGCGGGTTTTGCCTGTACAGCCTGTCAGGTTGTGTTTCCCGTTCGTGAAGATATACCCGTCATGCTGGTGGAAGAAGCGATTGACCTTCCCACCTGGAACGCCCAGCATTCCCAGGCTAAGGAACGCGCCTGA
- a CDS encoding FeoA family protein gives MSQIVNLRQMQVGQQGKIAAVEALGEMNRRIRDMGLIPGTTVSIVGRAPLKDPVALRLSGVTISLRNSEADFIKVDLAASDS, from the coding sequence ATGAGCCAGATTGTCAATCTACGTCAGATGCAGGTGGGCCAGCAGGGCAAAATCGCCGCTGTGGAAGCCCTTGGCGAAATGAACCGCCGCATTCGTGACATGGGGCTCATCCCCGGCACTACGGTTTCAATCGTGGGCCGTGCGCCCCTCAAAGATCCTGTCGCCCTGCGCCTTTCAGGCGTCACTATCTCGCTCCGTAACAGCGAAGCCGACTTTATCAAGGTCGACCTGGCTGCCTCTGACAGCTAG
- a CDS encoding Maf family nucleotide pyrophosphatase, protein MMTQSSQRSPLFTLAPGYRLLLASASPRRRQFLSEWSLPFELARPDGAEPLPEPGENPDAYTRRAATAKAHAVAAGMHSASATEAAQPHSRTIILAADTVVTVDGDILGKPNDSCHALNMLQRLTGRGHEVISAVCLLLPSPAGTASVDEAGRPVHTEELVFSDVSRVFFHPWPEDVLRAYVDTGEPHDKAGAYAIQGQGAFLVDKIEGSWSTVVGLPVTQLAHLLLNRGFMRPYTPHSPF, encoded by the coding sequence ATGATGACTCAATCCTCTCAGCGCTCACCGCTTTTCACCTTGGCCCCTGGCTACAGACTGTTGCTGGCTTCGGCCTCGCCTCGGCGCCGACAGTTTTTGTCAGAATGGAGCCTGCCTTTTGAACTGGCCCGCCCTGATGGGGCAGAACCGCTTCCTGAACCTGGTGAAAACCCTGACGCCTATACCCGAAGAGCAGCCACAGCCAAAGCGCATGCCGTGGCTGCGGGTATGCACAGTGCATCCGCTACTGAGGCGGCGCAGCCTCACAGCAGAACAATCATTCTTGCTGCCGACACGGTTGTAACTGTGGACGGAGACATTCTGGGCAAACCAAATGATTCCTGCCATGCTTTGAATATGCTGCAACGCCTTACAGGGCGCGGGCATGAGGTCATCAGCGCCGTATGCCTGCTCTTGCCGTCGCCCGCTGGCACTGCGTCAGTGGATGAAGCCGGGCGTCCTGTGCACACGGAAGAACTGGTTTTCAGCGATGTAAGCCGCGTTTTTTTCCACCCCTGGCCTGAAGATGTGCTGCGGGCCTATGTGGATACGGGAGAACCCCACGACAAGGCAGGGGCCTACGCCATTCAGGGGCAAGGGGCTTTTCTTGTAGACAAGATTGAAGGTTCGTGGAGCACCGTGGTGGGCCTGCCAGTCACTCAACTGGCTCATCTGCTGCTTAACCGGGGTTTCATGCGACCTTACACACCCCACTCTCCATTCTAG